The stretch of DNA CGCAACACCCGGAAGTGCGATATCTTCCGGTCCCTTGGGACATCCCGGGATCGCCCTCCGTCAGCGCGTTGCGCCCACGGGGGCGCTCGTCGTTTGCTCCCTTGGGTCCCGAGCCGCCAACACTTAGGTGAAGGCAAACGTCAACGGTCGAAAGGATGCAGGCCCATGTTTGAAAATCTCTCCGAACGCCTCTCCGGTGTCTTCGACCGGCTGACCAAACAGGGCGCGCTGAGCGAGGACGACGTCAAAACCGCCCTGCGCGAGGTCCGCGTCGCACTGCTCGAGGCGGACGTCTCCCTCCCCGTCGCCCGCGACTTCATCAAGCGGGTGCAGGACGAGGCGACGGGCCAGGCCGTCACCAAATCCATCACCCCTGGCCAGCAGGTCGTCAAGATCGTGCACGACGCCCTCGTCGCGACCCTCAAGGGCGAAGGCGAACCCGGCGCGCTGAAGATCGACAGCCCGCCTGCCCCCATCCTCATGGTCGGCCTGCAAGGCGGCGGTAAAACCACAACCACGGCCAAACTGGCCAAACGCCTGACCGAACGCGACGGCAAGCGCGTGCTGATGGCGTCCCTTGACGTCAACCGTCCCGCCGCGATGGAACAACTCGCCATCCTCGGCTCCCAGATCGGCGTCGACACCCTGCCCATCGTCAAGGGCGAAAACCCCGTCCAGATCGCCAAACGGGCCAAGACGCAGGCCAGCATGGGCGGCTACGACGTCTACATGCTGGACACGGCGGGCCGCCTCTCCATCGACGAAGAGTTGATGACCCAGGTCGAACAGGTCCGCGATGTCGCCACCCCGCGCGAGACGATCCTGGTGGTCGACGGGCTGACCGGTCAGGACGCCGTGAACACCGCGCAAAACTTCGACGACCGCATCGGCATCTCGGGCGTCGTCCTGACCCGCATGGACGGCGACGGCCGCGGCGGTGCGGCGCTCTCCATGCGCGCCGTCACCGGCAAGCCGATCAAGTTCGTGGGCTTGGGCGAAAAGATGGACGCGCTCGAAACGTTCGAGCCCGACCGCATCGCGGGCCGCATCCTCGGCATGGGCGACATCGTCTCCCTCGTCGAAAAGGCGCAGGAAACCATCGAGGCCGAACAGGCCGAGCGCATGATGAAGCGCATGGCCAAGGGTCAGTTCAACATGAACGACCTCAGGATGCAGCTGGAACAGATGCTCAAGATGGGCGGGATGGAAGGCATGATGGGCATGATGCCCGGCATGGGGAAATTGTCGAAACAGGTGGCCGACGCCGGGTTCGACGACAAGATCCTCAAGCAGCAGATCGCCATGATCCAGTCCATGACCAAGAAAGAGCGCGCCGCGCCCCAGATCCTGCAAGCCAGCCGCAAGAAACGCATCGCGCGCGGCTCGGGGATGGAGGTCAGCGACCTCAACAAGCTCCTGAAGATGCACCGCCAGATGTCCGACATGATGAAAAAGCTCGGCAAGGGCAAAGGCGGCATGATGAAACAGGCGATGAAGGCCATGATGGGCGGCAAAGGCGGAATGCCCGACATGGGCAACATGGACCAGGCCCAGCTTGAAGCGGCGGCCAAGCAGCTTGGCGGCAAGAT from Tateyamaria omphalii encodes:
- the ffh gene encoding signal recognition particle protein, translating into MFENLSERLSGVFDRLTKQGALSEDDVKTALREVRVALLEADVSLPVARDFIKRVQDEATGQAVTKSITPGQQVVKIVHDALVATLKGEGEPGALKIDSPPAPILMVGLQGGGKTTTTAKLAKRLTERDGKRVLMASLDVNRPAAMEQLAILGSQIGVDTLPIVKGENPVQIAKRAKTQASMGGYDVYMLDTAGRLSIDEELMTQVEQVRDVATPRETILVVDGLTGQDAVNTAQNFDDRIGISGVVLTRMDGDGRGGAALSMRAVTGKPIKFVGLGEKMDALETFEPDRIAGRILGMGDIVSLVEKAQETIEAEQAERMMKRMAKGQFNMNDLRMQLEQMLKMGGMEGMMGMMPGMGKLSKQVADAGFDDKILKQQIAMIQSMTKKERAAPQILQASRKKRIARGSGMEVSDLNKLLKMHRQMSDMMKKLGKGKGGMMKQAMKAMMGGKGGMPDMGNMDQAQLEAAAKQLGGKMPGGLPGLGGGGGMPLPPGLSGFGKKK